The Tardibacter chloracetimidivorans region GCGTCGCCAAAACGCCGATGGTACGAGTCGATCGAGATAGGAGCGCGCTCGAGCGTCTCTGCAACACCATCGGAGGCGGCGCCGAAATGATCGTAACCGACTCGATGGAGGAGACCATCGCGGAGGTTCGACGCGGCGAGCCATCGGTTGTCGCTAATTTCGTGGGCCCGTTCACGAAGACTGCCCTGCCTCTGATTGCGGCGAGTGGTGGGCCGGACTATCTCGATCTCGCCAACGAGCTGTCGGCCGTGCAAAGCATTCTGGCGCTTCACGACGAGGCGAGGGCGAACGACCGGTGCATCGTCGCCAGCGCGGGCTTTGGATTGCTGGCGACGGAAAGCCTTGTCCTCAAGATTTGCGATGACCGCCCCCCAGCACAAAGCGTACGGGTGGACGCGATACCTTATCTCGCTGATGCGGGCGACCGGCTGGGGCCTGCCGTTGCAGAGACGATCGTCGAGTTGTTGCGCTATGGTGGTCGCCGCTACAATCGGAATAACCTTGAGCGTGTGAGACTTGGCTCCGACTCCGAACGCTTCGCGCTTCCAGACGGAAAGATCGTCAGAACCGGCGCCATGCCGACTGGCGATCTGGAAGCCGCCCGCCGGGCGAGCAACGCCAACACCGTCCTGAGCGCGTCCAGTGCCGCGCCGCACGGAGCGGCTGTCCCGGTCGTGGTTCCGCTCATGGCGTCCTCACAATCGGGTTTTTTCGAGACTGGCTCAAACGACGCCTCGCGGGGACCGCTTCCGGCGACCTCGAAGGCGGCACGCACACCGACTCGTGGGCGCGCGCGAAAGTCGCGTGGAGCGACGGCACGCTGCTCGAAGCTTGGCTGCGCGCTGGCGACGCCGGACTGTTCACAACGCGCGTGGCAAGCGCCGTCGCGCTCCGGCTGTACCGCAAGGAGCGCTCCGCCGGCGCTTATACGCCAGGCGCGCTCTTCGGTCCCGATCTCGCGATTGAGGCTGGCGGTGTTTTTATCCAGACCGCATGAGCATGGTTTCGCGCATGCTCGTCACGGTGAACGCGAGGCTGGCTGCAGCGACTGGCCTCCCGTCTACAGGTCGCGAAGATCGGAAGGACAATGATCGTCATGTCTACAGCTTCTGAAGCCAAGCTCGGCTTCGACCCGGCAAGGCTGGCGCGCGTCGAAGAGGCGCTCCGCCAGGATGTCGAAACCGGCTTCATCCACGGGGCTGCGATGCGCGTCAGCCGGCGCGGTGAAACCATTCTCGATTTCGTAGACGGCTATGCCGACAAGACTGCGGACAAACCGCTCCAGAAGGACTCGGTCTTCGTCACCATGTCGACCGGCAAACCCTTCACTGTCGTTCTCGTGCTGAGCCTCGTCGAGCGCGGGCTGCTGCGCCTCCATTCGCCGGTCGCCGACATCATTCCCGAGTTCGGCAAGTTCGGAAAGGAATCGGTCAATCTCTTCCATCTCCTGACTCATACCAGCGGAATTCTAGGTAGCGTCCCGTCGGCCGACCCCGCGGTGTTGAGCAGCATTGAGCGGCTGACCGACTACGCCTGCAATCTCCCGCTTGATTGTCTGCCGGGCGAGCGCGTCAACTATTCGATGGTGGTGGCGCATTCGGTGCTGGCGACAATGTGCCTCAGGGTGGCCGGACGCGGCCGCAGCTTCGCGCAAATGCTGGAACAGGATCTCTTTCACCCGCTGGGCATGAGGGATACCAGCCTCGGGCCGCGCGAGGATCTCATGTCCCGCCTGTGCCCGGTCCGGGCGTCGCAGGAGGTGCCATACAACCTGCTGCCGGGCGACGCCGTCGAGTTCCTCGCGCACGGCATCATGCTGGCGCCCGGCGCTGAGCTCCCTGCGGGGGGCTATATCACTACGATCGACGACCTCCACCGTTTTGCCGAGATGCTGCGGCGCGGCGGCGAGCTCAACGGCACCCGCATTCTGTCCCCGGCAATGCTGCGCTTGAGCACCCGCAATTATACCGGTTCCTTTCGCAACGCGGTCTGGGATCCCATCCTGTCCGTGCGCGGTTGGCAGCCATGGCCCGCTTATATTGGCCTTGGCTTCCGTCTCCGCGGCGAGGGCCTGTCGCCCGGGCCGTTTGGCATGATGAATTCGGCCGAGACGTTCGGCCATTTTGGTGCCGGTTCATCGGGCTTCTGGATCGATCCCGCGAGCGACCTGTCCTTCTCGCTCCTGACCACTGGCCTCATCGAGGAAAGTCACAACCTGGAGCGAACGGCAAAGCTCGCTGACCTCGTGATGAGTGCGCTTATCGGCTGAATGGCCGCCGGCCCCGTCCCGTCAGAAGGTTGTGCAACCCGCAGACGATCCCGGTGGCTTCGTGCTAATCAATACACAAACGAGGCGATGGCGGACGCACGAGACAAGGAGCGAGGATGCACTTCCAGGGACTGAATCTGAACCTTCTTGTATCGCTTGACGCCCTCCTCAGCGAAAAGAGCGTCACGCGCGCCGCAGTGCGCCTGCATGTCACTCAGCCCGCGATGAGCGCGTCGCTGCAGCAGCTGAGGCAATATCTCTCGGATCCGCTGCTGGAAAAGGTCGGACGGCAGTTCGAGCTCACCCCGCGGGGAAAGGAGTTGTCTGTATCGGTCAAGGAACTACTGCTGCGGATCAACACCGTCCTGCATTCGGGAGAAACCTTCGATCCCGGCACGGCATCAAGGACGTTCAAGGTCGCGATGTCGGCTCACATGGCAGATCTGCTCGGCGTACCGATCATTCGGCAACTCATCCAGATTGCGCCGAACATCAATTTCCAGATCATCGACCTTGCAATCGATTCCTTCCGTCGGGTCGAGGAAGGCGAGCTGGATTTCTGCATCACGGTTGGAGAGCGCGTCGAAAACAATCCGCCCAATCGCCCCGAGATACTGTCGAGCCGACACCTGTTCTCTGACGAATTCGTGCTGGTGGCGGCCTTGGACAATGATGCCGTCACCGCCGACATCAGTTATGAGCAATTCTGCGAATTTCCGTATATCGAAGTCCGCTTCAGCGGAAACTTCATGAGCCTCCCGGACATAGAGTTGGAGCGCCAGCCACGTCGACCCCGCGTGCAGGCCTGGATGACGACCTCCCAGAACGTGCTCGCCGCCGTGAGCGCCACCCAGGCCGTGGCGATCGTACCGTCGCGCTTGTTCAGGCTCCATCGTGAATATCTGAAACTCAAGAGCGTGGCCCCGCCACTCAAGCTGGCTCCCATCCATCAGATGTGCTTTTGGCATGCCCGCAACGCCATCGACGTCGGGCACGAGTGGTTCGCGGATCTTCTGGAGGAGACGGCCCGCTCAGCGTGGCCAGCCGAGGCAGATACCGAGACTGCATAAATCAAACTGATGCGAAACATAGAAATCGAGGATTTGAATAGGCGGTCGCGGCATGGCTACGAAGCCTAAGCTGTTCAACATCGTGTGACTGGGGAGGCATTGGCAGTTCGCTGTGCAAGACACCGTCAACCCTTCAATGGATGCGGAGTCCGACGAAAGGCTGGTAGCAAACAAAGGACCTGCCTGTGATCGACTTTTGACGATGATGCACAGCCCTTGGACGGGCAGCGCTGCCTGCGCGGATGCGGGCGGCCACTCAGATGATCGATGGGAGAATTGAGATGACCGAAGCCGGCATGACGATGACAGGGAAACGTGTAGTTATTATTGGTGGCGCATCGGGGATCGGCTTTGCGGTCGCCGAACTCGCCCATGCGTCGGGTGCCGAAATCGTCATCGGCTCGAGTTCCGCCGGCAATGTGAAGGCAGCGACGGACCGGCTGTCCTCGGCCACTGGGCATGTCGTTAACCTGCGCGACGAAAGCAGCGTCAGCGGTTTCTTCGAAGAAGTCGGCAGCTTTGACCATCTGGCGATCACTGCCGGGGATTGGGGCGTTCCGATGTTCGCCTCGCTACGGGACCTCGACCTTCAGAGCGCGCATGACATTTTCACAGTCCGCTTCTGGGGTGCGCTCGCCGCGGCAAAATATGCGGCTGCCAAGATCTCTCAGAGTGGATCGATCACGCTTACGGGCGGCATGCTCACGCATCGTCCGATGAAGGGCGCCCCCGTCGCAACCGCTATGGGCGGAGCTGTCGAGTATCTGACGCGCGGCTTGGCGATGGATTTGGCTCCGGTTCGGGTCAACGCAGTCTCCCCCGGCATGATCCTCACCGAAGTCGTCAAGCAGCGGCCCGAGGAAATGCTGCAAGCCATGGTTGCGCACCTTCCTATCCCGCGCTGCGCGTCGCCGCGTGAAGCCGCCATGGCGTATGTCTACCTCATGCTCAACGACTATACGACAGGTCAGGTTCTCCCAGTTGATGGCGGTGGTCATATCGTGTGACAGGCACGTGAGGGACATCATCCTCTCCCGCTAAACTCCAAAAACTCGCTTGGCGCACTCACCCTTTGGAAATGTGCAAGCCTTGCTCACACTTAAGATCCGAATATGGATGAGGGCGTTTTCCCATTGCTGAACGCGCATGGTTCCTAAAGCGTCGAGCTCTTAGCGATCTTGGATGCCCGTCTGAGGCAACGTGGCACAAGAAGGGACCAAGGTGTTCTGTTGATCGGCTGAATGGGGGAGAAGGACGTGAATAGATGTCGTCTGACCCAGGTTTACGGAGAAGACCGTTCTGTCTAGCGCTGACCAGCGCCGTTGTCGAAGCGCTTCGTACCACCGCTACGCAGGAAGAACTGTCGCACCTGATGGCAGCCGTCACGCGCGAGATGAAATTCCGCTACTACGCGTTGATCCATCACGACGATCTGCGAATTCAGCGACCAGATCTCGTCGATCTGAAGGATTATCCGCCAGCCATCGCGGAGCGGCTCTTTGGGAAGCACCGCTATCGACGTGATCCGGTCATTCGCGGTTGCATCTTCGCGGACGGCGCTTTCCTGTGGTCCGATCTGCCGCAGATCATCCGCTTCGATCGGCAGGACCGCGCCAGTCTCGAGATCGGTGAGCGAGAAGGGCTGAACGAAGGAATCACCGTGCCTTACGTCCGCCTCGGTCATCGTATGGGATCATGCACTTTCGCAGGGACTAAGCGCCCAGATCGAGCGCATCATTTCCTTGGTGCCGCGCAGATGGTCGGTATTTTCGCCTTCCAGGCCGCATCCAGGTTGGTGTCGGGCGCGCAATCGATGGCCTCGACCTCGCTCAAGTTGCATCCGCGCCCCCGTGACTGCGTGGTCCTTGCCGGCCGCGGCTATTCAAACAAGGAAATTGCCCGCGCGCTTTCACTGACGCCGCGCACGGTCGACGGCTATCTCACCGAGGCGCGGCGGCTATTCGACGCCCATGATCGTACCGAACTGGTCGTCGGCGCGGTACTTGCCGGTGAGGTCGGACTCCACGAACTCGCCCGTCGTCAACCCGAGTAATCACTCGGTCTATTTCCACTAGCCCGTCGCTGCTTCCTTCGTGGGTGGAAATCACGACCGGGAACACCCCATGATCCACATCATCGACAATCGTCTGGCGTCTGAAAATCGGGCGCTACTCCAATCCATGTTCGCCGACCGCAAGCG contains the following coding sequences:
- a CDS encoding serine hydrolase domain-containing protein, whose amino-acid sequence is MSTASEAKLGFDPARLARVEEALRQDVETGFIHGAAMRVSRRGETILDFVDGYADKTADKPLQKDSVFVTMSTGKPFTVVLVLSLVERGLLRLHSPVADIIPEFGKFGKESVNLFHLLTHTSGILGSVPSADPAVLSSIERLTDYACNLPLDCLPGERVNYSMVVAHSVLATMCLRVAGRGRSFAQMLEQDLFHPLGMRDTSLGPREDLMSRLCPVRASQEVPYNLLPGDAVEFLAHGIMLAPGAELPAGGYITTIDDLHRFAEMLRRGGELNGTRILSPAMLRLSTRNYTGSFRNAVWDPILSVRGWQPWPAYIGLGFRLRGEGLSPGPFGMMNSAETFGHFGAGSSGFWIDPASDLSFSLLTTGLIEESHNLERTAKLADLVMSALIG
- a CDS encoding LysR family transcriptional regulator; this encodes MHFQGLNLNLLVSLDALLSEKSVTRAAVRLHVTQPAMSASLQQLRQYLSDPLLEKVGRQFELTPRGKELSVSVKELLLRINTVLHSGETFDPGTASRTFKVAMSAHMADLLGVPIIRQLIQIAPNINFQIIDLAIDSFRRVEEGELDFCITVGERVENNPPNRPEILSSRHLFSDEFVLVAALDNDAVTADISYEQFCEFPYIEVRFSGNFMSLPDIELERQPRRPRVQAWMTTSQNVLAAVSATQAVAIVPSRLFRLHREYLKLKSVAPPLKLAPIHQMCFWHARNAIDVGHEWFADLLEETARSAWPAEADTETA
- a CDS encoding SDR family oxidoreductase; amino-acid sequence: MTEAGMTMTGKRVVIIGGASGIGFAVAELAHASGAEIVIGSSSAGNVKAATDRLSSATGHVVNLRDESSVSGFFEEVGSFDHLAITAGDWGVPMFASLRDLDLQSAHDIFTVRFWGALAAAKYAAAKISQSGSITLTGGMLTHRPMKGAPVATAMGGAVEYLTRGLAMDLAPVRVNAVSPGMILTEVVKQRPEEMLQAMVAHLPIPRCASPREAAMAYVYLMLNDYTTGQVLPVDGGGHIV
- a CDS encoding LuxR family transcriptional regulator; amino-acid sequence: MSSDPGLRRRPFCLALTSAVVEALRTTATQEELSHLMAAVTREMKFRYYALIHHDDLRIQRPDLVDLKDYPPAIAERLFGKHRYRRDPVIRGCIFADGAFLWSDLPQIIRFDRQDRASLEIGEREGLNEGITVPYVRLGHRMGSCTFAGTKRPDRAHHFLGAAQMVGIFAFQAASRLVSGAQSMASTSLKLHPRPRDCVVLAGRGYSNKEIARALSLTPRTVDGYLTEARRLFDAHDRTELVVGAVLAGEVGLHELARRQPE